In Bacillota bacterium, a single window of DNA contains:
- a CDS encoding PucR family transcriptional regulator ligand-binding domain-containing protein yields the protein MLTVGEALGIGVMQRARLIAGAGGLGRVIRTITVMDTPDIKNWLRGGELLLSNIFVIKDNPEEQVRLVQDLAERGAAGLGIKLKRYVESIPPRMLELADSLDLPLIEMPVDCAWIDVMIPLYTEIINRQAARLSRAWEIHDTFTRAALEGRSIQGVLELLSSLTGSAAAMVDAEGNILGAQPPGSWDEAAIKWALPEAQGANGPVLPPDETPAAENRRVFPVKAGKRLHGYVLLQAPGQISEADFTALEHAATVLALEMAKLQAISEVERRFENQLLWDLLNGNITTKEALESRARHAGMKPAPGYAVIVLDIDGFERYCLEVLRDEEKAQEVRERFARTARSSAAFHMPSSLCMDLSDSVTVLVPVVSPDRGDLVRLAAAIRNETLGALPGLTVSGGISRVCRELQQLPGAYREARQAIELGKELKGAGHITDFDELGSYRVLLSSGNRAEIERFYREILGPLEEQEQPELIETVAAFFRCNCNPVRCARELFVHPNTVRYRLRKFEALSGISLGNQEDLFNLQLALKLRRLMGHKTQPDNTPRTPPTSNRAACRPR from the coding sequence ATGCTGACGGTGGGTGAGGCGCTGGGCATCGGCGTGATGCAGAGGGCGCGCCTGATCGCGGGCGCGGGCGGCCTGGGCAGGGTGATCCGCACCATAACCGTTATGGACACCCCCGACATCAAGAACTGGCTCCGGGGAGGAGAACTCCTGCTGTCCAACATCTTCGTGATCAAGGACAACCCCGAGGAGCAGGTCCGCCTGGTTCAGGACCTGGCCGAGCGCGGCGCGGCAGGCCTGGGCATAAAGCTCAAGCGTTATGTGGAATCCATCCCGCCCAGGATGCTGGAACTGGCCGACAGCCTGGACCTGCCCCTCATCGAAATGCCCGTCGACTGCGCGTGGATCGACGTCATGATCCCCCTGTACACCGAGATCATCAACAGGCAGGCAGCCCGGCTGAGCCGAGCCTGGGAAATCCATGACACTTTCACGCGGGCCGCCCTCGAGGGCCGGAGCATCCAGGGGGTGCTGGAGTTGCTATCCTCCCTCACCGGGTCGGCTGCCGCCATGGTGGATGCGGAGGGCAACATCCTGGGAGCACAACCCCCGGGATCGTGGGACGAGGCAGCCATCAAATGGGCGTTGCCGGAGGCACAGGGGGCCAATGGACCGGTTCTCCCACCGGACGAGACCCCTGCCGCGGAGAACCGCCGCGTTTTCCCCGTGAAGGCCGGAAAGCGACTGCACGGATACGTGCTGCTCCAGGCCCCCGGACAGATCAGCGAAGCCGACTTCACCGCCCTGGAACACGCCGCCACCGTGCTGGCCCTGGAAATGGCCAAGCTGCAGGCCATCAGCGAGGTCGAGCGACGCTTCGAAAACCAGTTGCTCTGGGACCTCCTGAACGGAAATATCACGACAAAGGAAGCACTGGAGTCGCGAGCCAGGCACGCCGGGATGAAGCCGGCTCCCGGTTACGCGGTGATTGTGCTGGACATCGACGGGTTCGAACGCTACTGCCTCGAAGTCCTCCGCGACGAAGAGAAGGCACAGGAAGTGCGGGAGCGCTTCGCACGGACCGCGCGGTCTTCGGCCGCCTTCCACATGCCGTCCAGCCTGTGCATGGACCTCAGCGACAGTGTCACGGTACTCGTGCCGGTGGTTTCCCCGGACCGCGGGGATTTGGTGCGCCTAGCCGCGGCCATCCGCAACGAGACTCTGGGAGCTTTGCCGGGCCTGACCGTTTCCGGGGGCATCAGCCGCGTGTGCCGCGAACTCCAGCAGCTTCCCGGGGCCTACCGGGAGGCACGCCAGGCCATCGAACTGGGTAAGGAACTCAAAGGTGCCGGGCACATCACAGATTTCGACGAACTGGGCAGTTACCGCGTGCTGCTCAGTTCGGGGAACCGTGCCGAGATAGAGAGGTTCTACCGCGAGATACTGGGGCCCCTGGAGGAACAGGAACAGCCCGAGCTTATCGAGACCGTGGCCGCCTTCTTCCGCTGCAACTGCAATCCCGTTCGGTGTGCTCGCGAGCTTTTCGTCCACCCCAATACGGTGCGCTATCGCCTGCGCAAATTCGAAGCCCTCTCCGGCATCTCCTTGGGGAACCAGGAAGACCTTTTCAACCTGCAACTGGCCCTGAAGTTACGCCGCCTTATGGGCCACAAAACGCAACCCGATAACACCCCCCGCACTCCTCCCACTAGTAACCGCGCCGCTTGTCGACCACGTTGA